The following coding sequences lie in one Maribacter forsetii DSM 18668 genomic window:
- a CDS encoding DUF5723 family protein → MRLCHCFFIAGVLLTLSLKAQNKQILYDFNEIPQSLSVNPGVESDFKWYAGVPMLSGISGYAGSNAISVNDIFANDGIDINIKFRERALDVLTPKDELSTTIQMEYLSGGFRSENPNIFYSFGGYLEFDNIGYWPQDYAYLLFDGNADQLGRRYDLGDLKVRGSLVNVFHFGINKRIDRNLTVGARGKLYSAIADYSSSTNNGHLSNVEGQNNLIATNLNADLLLRTSGLRSLRDANNDDALGNEIISRALFGGDLGLGVDLGFTYHLSERTTLTGSLLDIGFIYHSGDSKSYNLKGNTSVEGIEIDVLENFASLDRDFWQELVDEIEDVVPFETDTKGYVSFRPTKLYASIRNDFGEPVGNGGSQNCDCTAGSSGGELRTTYRNSFGGQLYMINRPRGPQMALTGFYTRRIGNALAFKGTYTVDKFSKTNIGLGMNLQAGPVNFYVMADNLLSYNNIAATNYASFQLGLNIISWGRK, encoded by the coding sequence GCTCAGAATAAGCAAATTCTATATGATTTTAATGAAATACCGCAATCACTATCTGTAAACCCCGGTGTAGAATCTGATTTTAAATGGTATGCAGGTGTGCCTATGTTATCTGGTATTTCTGGGTATGCTGGTTCTAATGCTATTTCCGTCAATGATATTTTTGCCAATGATGGTATAGATATCAATATAAAATTCAGGGAGCGGGCTTTAGATGTACTTACTCCAAAAGATGAGTTAAGTACCACGATACAAATGGAATATTTGAGTGGCGGATTCAGAAGTGAGAATCCGAATATATTTTACTCGTTTGGCGGATATCTTGAGTTTGACAATATAGGCTACTGGCCTCAAGATTATGCTTATCTGTTATTTGACGGTAATGCAGATCAGTTGGGTAGAAGATATGATTTGGGAGATTTAAAGGTTCGTGGTTCTTTGGTCAATGTTTTTCATTTTGGTATCAATAAAAGAATAGATCGTAATTTAACCGTAGGTGCAAGGGGAAAATTATACTCGGCTATTGCGGACTATAGTTCTTCAACAAATAATGGACATTTAAGTAATGTAGAGGGGCAGAACAATTTAATTGCAACGAATTTGAATGCAGATTTGCTGCTGCGTACATCTGGACTACGAAGTTTAAGAGATGCAAATAACGATGATGCCCTTGGAAATGAAATTATAAGTAGAGCCCTATTTGGTGGGGATCTAGGTTTAGGTGTAGACCTGGGGTTTACATATCATTTATCTGAACGTACAACGCTTACCGGCAGTTTATTGGACATAGGTTTTATTTATCATTCTGGAGACTCTAAAAGTTATAATTTAAAAGGAAATACATCTGTAGAAGGTATAGAAATAGATGTACTTGAAAATTTTGCAAGCTTAGATAGAGATTTTTGGCAAGAATTGGTAGATGAAATTGAGGATGTAGTGCCTTTTGAAACCGACACTAAAGGCTATGTTTCGTTTAGACCTACAAAATTATATGCATCTATTAGAAATGATTTTGGCGAACCTGTGGGTAATGGTGGTTCGCAAAATTGTGATTGTACAGCTGGCTCTTCTGGTGGCGAGTTGCGCACTACATACAGAAATTCATTTGGTGGACAATTATATATGATTAATAGGCCTAGAGGTCCACAAATGGCATTAACAGGTTTTTATACCCGTAGAATAGGTAATGCTTTGGCATTTAAAGGAACTTATACTGTAGATAAATTTAGTAAAACCAATATAGGATTGGGAATGAATTTACAAGCCGGACCTGTTAATTTTTATGTTATGGCAGATAACCTGCTATCTTATAATAATATAGCGGCAACTAACTACGCATCGTTTCAACTTGGGTTGAATATTATATCATGGGGTCGTAAATAG
- a CDS encoding replication-associated recombination protein A, which translates to MNEPLAERVRPKTLDEYISQHHLVGEKGSLTNQIKKGIIPSLILWGPPGTGKTTLANIIAEQSKRPFYVLSAINSGVKDIREVIDKAKQAGGLFTAKNPILFIDEIHRFSKSQQDSLLAAVEKGWVTLIGATTENPSFEVIPALLSRCQVYILNAFGKTDLENLIKRAMEKDALLKSKKIELKETEALLRISGGDGRKLLNVFELVVNSEESDTIVITDELVLSKVQKNTVLYDKTGEQHYDIVSAFIKSIRGSDPNGAVYWLARMIEGGEDVKFIARRMLISASEDIGLANPTALVMANTTFQAVTSIGYPEARIVLSQCAIYLATSAKSNASYMAIGKAQQAVKQTGNLTVPLPLRNAPTKLMKDLGYGQEYKYAHDYQNNFVDAEFLPDEITGTTFYKPGNNAREKALSDFIKNRWKTKYDF; encoded by the coding sequence ATGAACGAACCTTTAGCAGAACGCGTACGTCCAAAAACATTAGACGAATATATTAGTCAGCATCATTTAGTAGGTGAAAAGGGCTCGCTAACGAATCAAATAAAGAAAGGTATTATTCCTTCATTAATTCTTTGGGGACCTCCAGGTACAGGAAAGACAACTTTAGCAAATATTATAGCAGAACAAAGCAAAAGACCTTTTTATGTTTTAAGTGCCATAAATAGTGGTGTTAAAGATATTCGCGAGGTCATTGACAAGGCTAAACAAGCCGGCGGATTGTTCACCGCTAAAAACCCTATTCTATTCATAGATGAGATACATCGTTTTAGCAAATCTCAACAAGATTCGCTCTTGGCAGCGGTTGAAAAAGGTTGGGTAACTTTAATTGGGGCTACTACTGAAAATCCAAGTTTTGAGGTAATACCAGCATTACTCTCCCGTTGTCAGGTCTATATTTTAAATGCCTTTGGAAAAACGGATTTAGAAAATTTGATCAAAAGGGCAATGGAAAAAGACGCGTTGCTAAAATCAAAAAAAATAGAACTAAAAGAAACTGAAGCCTTATTACGTATATCTGGAGGTGATGGTAGAAAATTATTGAACGTTTTTGAATTGGTCGTTAATTCTGAAGAAAGTGACACCATTGTCATTACTGATGAATTGGTACTGTCTAAAGTTCAAAAAAACACGGTTCTTTATGACAAAACGGGGGAACAGCATTACGATATTGTATCGGCCTTTATAAAATCTATTCGTGGTAGTGACCCTAACGGTGCGGTATATTGGTTAGCGAGAATGATAGAAGGCGGTGAAGACGTAAAGTTCATTGCACGTAGAATGCTTATATCTGCTTCTGAAGATATTGGTTTGGCGAATCCTACCGCTTTGGTAATGGCGAATACAACTTTTCAAGCCGTGACTTCCATTGGTTATCCAGAAGCACGAATTGTATTAAGTCAATGTGCAATTTACTTGGCAACCTCTGCAAAGAGCAATGCAAGTTATATGGCGATAGGAAAAGCACAACAGGCAGTAAAACAAACAGGTAATTTGACCGTTCCACTTCCGTTAAGAAATGCACCTACCAAATTAATGAAAGACCTGGGCTACGGGCAAGAATATAAATATGCCCATGATTACCAAAATAACTTTGTGGATGCTGAGTTTCTACCTGATGAAATAACTGGAACTACCTTCTACAAACCTGGCAACAATGCCAGGGAAAAAGCGCTTAGCGATTTTATAAAGAACAGATGGAAAACGAAATATGACTTTTAG
- a CDS encoding rhomboid family intramembrane serine protease → MSEMGHFKFSNKVLAIPLFAMIVIWCVYWVELILGVNFNEMGVMPRTLLGLRGVVFSPFIHGSLEHLYNNTIPLAILLTALWYFYKDVAWKVVVYGILLSGLITWLIGRTSYHIGASGLIYVLASFIFFKGIFSSHFRLVALSLIVVFIYGSMLWYIFPVKEGMSWEGHLAGFLTGLFLAKMVKARIPPTKKYEWEKEDFKEEDDLFLQHFDENGNFRELHIEEEFEEEESFKYNYIFKKSSKSDSDR, encoded by the coding sequence ATGTCAGAAATGGGACATTTTAAGTTTTCTAATAAAGTGCTGGCTATTCCGCTTTTTGCTATGATAGTCATCTGGTGCGTGTATTGGGTAGAATTGATTTTGGGCGTGAACTTTAATGAAATGGGGGTAATGCCAAGAACACTATTGGGATTACGCGGAGTGGTTTTTAGTCCGTTTATTCATGGTTCTTTGGAGCACCTATATAACAATACAATTCCTTTAGCCATTTTACTTACTGCGCTTTGGTATTTTTATAAAGATGTTGCGTGGAAAGTTGTTGTATATGGCATTTTATTATCCGGTTTAATAACTTGGCTAATTGGTAGAACATCCTATCATATAGGTGCAAGCGGACTTATTTATGTGCTGGCTAGTTTTATCTTTTTCAAAGGAATATTTAGTTCTCACTTTAGACTGGTAGCACTTTCTTTAATTGTTGTTTTTATATATGGGAGTATGCTTTGGTATATATTTCCGGTTAAGGAAGGAATGTCTTGGGAAGGACATTTAGCCGGTTTTCTCACGGGATTGTTCCTTGCAAAAATGGTGAAAGCACGCATTCCGCCAACCAAAAAGTATGAATGGGAAAAGGAAGATTTTAAAGAAGAAGATGATTTGTTTTTACAGCATTTTGATGAAAACGGTAACTTCAGGGAACTACACATTGAAGAGGAATTCGAGGAAGAAGAAAGTTTTAAATATAACTACATCTTCAAGAAAAGCTCTAAAAGTGATTCAGATAGGTGA
- the rlmB gene encoding 23S rRNA (guanosine(2251)-2'-O)-methyltransferase RlmB translates to MQKTTQIYGLRAIIEAVNSNEEIDKVFLQKGLKGDLMKELEGLLRRNEINMVYVPIEKLNRLTKNNHQGAVANISPIAFHTLEDLVEKANEKEGPALFLLLDQLSDVRNFGAIIRTAECTGVDGIIVQKKGAAPVTADTIKTSAGAAYRVPIAKVDHLKDAVFYLQASDIKIVSATEKTDDSVYDVPFTDSIAIVMGAEDRGITPSILKASDYRAKLPLLGEIESLNVSVACAVFLYEAVRQRL, encoded by the coding sequence ATGCAAAAAACCACTCAAATTTATGGCTTAAGAGCCATTATAGAAGCTGTCAACTCAAATGAAGAGATAGACAAGGTATTTCTTCAAAAAGGTCTTAAAGGAGACCTTATGAAAGAATTGGAGGGTTTATTGCGCAGAAATGAAATCAATATGGTCTATGTGCCTATTGAAAAATTGAACAGACTTACAAAAAACAATCACCAAGGTGCCGTTGCCAACATCTCCCCTATCGCATTTCATACTCTTGAAGATTTAGTGGAAAAGGCGAACGAGAAAGAAGGTCCTGCTTTATTTCTATTATTAGATCAACTTTCTGATGTACGTAATTTTGGAGCAATCATTAGAACTGCAGAATGTACCGGAGTTGATGGGATCATTGTTCAAAAGAAAGGTGCCGCACCTGTAACCGCAGACACCATTAAAACCTCTGCCGGTGCTGCATATAGAGTGCCAATAGCAAAAGTAGATCACTTAAAAGATGCTGTTTTCTATTTACAGGCATCAGATATTAAAATAGTATCGGCTACCGAAAAAACAGATGATTCTGTTTATGATGTTCCTTTTACAGATTCTATAGCAATTGTTATGGGTGCTGAAGATCGTGGTATTACGCCTTCTATTTTAAAAGCTTCAGATTATAGAGCTAAACTTCCATTATTAGGTGAGATTGAATCGTTAAATGTTTCTGTTGCATGTGCCGTTTTCTTATACGAAGCCGTTCGTCAACGTTTGTAA
- a CDS encoding VCBS repeat-containing protein encodes MSYSSKTKSETIIIQTLLSLCLLMILSCAENKKDTIAEFPNNESKNIKIFESIVSEYSHINFSNDLVENIETYDNVFNFDYFYNGAGVGVEDINNDGLLDIFFSGNQVDNKLYLNKGNFIFEDISTTAGININKKWCNGVTFVDINNDGWHDIYVSQGGPNNRSNRNNLLYINNHDNTFTEKAKEYGIDDPGISTQTAFFDFDKDGDLDCIVMNENELYGLDPISLLKAVNSSTETKYFNSSHFYENVNGQYLDVTKEVGLENPIFGLGLCVSDINKDGYLDIYISSDYYLPDALYLNTKNGGFKNSVKELTQHISFYGMGLDIADINNDKLQDIFVLDMASNDHFRAKTLMASMSTEKFNYLTNTAGFQYQYMFNSLQLNLGKNHYSNISQLTSMASSDWSWSVLMSDYDNDGLKDVFITNGYRKYALDNDFQNKVYQNKVKYKGNIPNSIKQQLYDEMPSESLSNLIYKNYGNLDFKEISRNWGLEELTFSNGAAQADFDNDGDLDLILNNIDQTALLYKNNTVENDLGNFLKVKTNDQNKESFAKVTISHDNKNQFEEIKRVRGYMSSQENSAHFGIGKSTNIDTVKIEWPSGKIAYQFNVKPNSILTFSETDAKSISSKPSFDKNSFFIAKNDQEFKLDFRHKETSYDDFAQEILLPYKQSNTGPFMAKGDVNSDGKEDLYVGGGSGQSGSIYLQTQNGFIKKTPKSFKLDKGKEDAESVFFDFDNDNDLDLYVVSGGNEYGESSSYYADRLYLNDGNGNFQKLDTPILQSLPKSGKSVTIIDFDKDGDNDVLVGNRIIPHNYPLHSASILYENDNGILKNVTKAIVPGLEDFGLINSIITTDFNNDGWQDFIAVGEWTPIGMFENKNGKFERLTTSDSSLHTKGWWFKIKETDINNDGNKDYIVGNVGRNIKFTASEEKPFKIFANDFDNDGVNDVVLSKKYHETYVPVRGRECSSQQMPFIKDKFSTYNDFAQATMEDIYGEKLKEAYSNEATEFNSILLLNKGNNKFEKINLPNESQLFPTLAISLFDLNNDGFEDCVVSGNIYETEVETPRLDAISGLALISNGKDGYIPSTMEKTGLYLRGNVKSMESIKFNDQTLLVTGFNNEKLRTFELTKN; translated from the coding sequence ATGTCATATTCGTCTAAGACCAAAAGCGAAACTATAATCATTCAAACATTATTAAGTTTATGTCTATTAATGATATTGTCTTGCGCTGAAAACAAAAAAGACACTATAGCAGAATTCCCTAACAATGAATCAAAGAATATTAAGATATTTGAAAGTATCGTTAGTGAGTATAGCCATATCAATTTCAGTAATGATTTAGTTGAAAATATAGAAACTTATGATAATGTTTTTAATTTCGATTACTTCTACAATGGTGCAGGTGTAGGTGTTGAAGACATAAATAATGATGGATTATTAGACATTTTCTTTTCTGGTAATCAAGTAGACAACAAACTATATCTAAACAAAGGCAATTTTATATTTGAAGATATTTCTACAACAGCTGGTATTAACATCAACAAAAAATGGTGTAATGGTGTAACCTTTGTAGATATCAATAACGATGGTTGGCATGATATTTATGTTTCACAAGGAGGTCCTAACAATAGGAGTAACAGAAACAACCTTCTATACATTAACAATCATGACAATACCTTTACAGAAAAGGCGAAAGAATATGGAATTGACGATCCGGGCATCTCCACTCAAACAGCATTTTTTGATTTCGATAAAGATGGCGATCTTGATTGCATCGTAATGAACGAAAATGAATTATATGGTCTAGACCCCATATCTCTTCTTAAAGCGGTTAATAGTTCAACGGAAACCAAATACTTTAACAGTAGTCACTTTTACGAAAATGTAAACGGACAATATTTAGATGTAACGAAAGAAGTAGGATTGGAAAATCCAATATTTGGCTTGGGTTTATGTGTTTCTGACATTAATAAAGATGGATATTTAGACATATATATTTCTAGCGACTATTACTTACCTGACGCGCTATATCTAAATACCAAGAATGGTGGTTTCAAAAACTCGGTAAAAGAACTCACCCAACATATTTCATTTTATGGTATGGGCTTGGATATTGCCGATATAAACAATGATAAATTACAAGACATATTTGTTTTAGACATGGCTTCTAACGACCATTTTAGAGCCAAAACACTTATGGCTTCAATGAGTACAGAGAAATTTAATTACCTCACTAATACTGCTGGTTTTCAATACCAATACATGTTCAATTCACTTCAATTGAATTTAGGAAAGAATCACTACTCCAATATCTCTCAACTTACATCAATGGCAAGCTCTGATTGGAGCTGGTCCGTATTAATGTCAGATTATGACAACGATGGATTAAAAGATGTTTTCATTACTAATGGGTACCGTAAATATGCATTAGATAATGATTTTCAAAATAAAGTATACCAAAACAAGGTTAAATACAAAGGCAATATCCCAAATAGCATAAAACAACAATTGTATGACGAAATGCCTTCTGAAAGTCTAAGTAATCTTATATACAAGAATTACGGCAATTTAGACTTTAAAGAAATTAGCAGGAATTGGGGCTTAGAAGAACTAACATTTAGTAATGGGGCGGCACAAGCAGATTTTGACAATGATGGCGATTTAGATTTGATTCTAAACAATATTGATCAGACAGCTCTACTATATAAAAACAATACAGTTGAAAATGATTTAGGAAACTTTTTAAAAGTTAAGACCAATGATCAAAATAAAGAGTCATTTGCCAAGGTTACCATCTCACATGACAACAAAAATCAATTTGAAGAAATAAAAAGGGTAAGGGGTTACATGTCTTCTCAAGAAAATTCTGCACATTTTGGCATCGGAAAATCAACGAACATAGACACTGTTAAAATTGAATGGCCAAGTGGAAAAATAGCCTACCAATTTAATGTTAAACCAAATTCAATACTAACTTTTTCAGAAACAGATGCGAAATCTATTTCCAGCAAACCATCTTTTGATAAAAACTCCTTTTTTATTGCAAAGAACGATCAGGAATTCAAATTAGATTTCAGACACAAAGAAACAAGCTATGATGACTTTGCACAAGAAATTTTACTGCCCTACAAACAATCTAATACCGGACCGTTTATGGCCAAAGGAGATGTTAATAGTGACGGAAAAGAAGATCTGTATGTAGGTGGTGGGTCAGGACAGTCAGGATCAATTTATCTGCAGACTCAAAATGGCTTCATCAAAAAAACTCCAAAATCTTTTAAACTAGATAAAGGTAAAGAGGATGCTGAATCAGTATTCTTTGATTTCGACAATGATAATGACCTAGACCTTTATGTTGTAAGTGGAGGAAATGAGTACGGAGAAAGCTCATCTTATTATGCAGATAGATTATACCTAAATGATGGCAATGGTAATTTTCAAAAATTAGATACCCCAATATTGCAATCTCTTCCCAAAAGCGGTAAATCTGTTACCATCATAGATTTTGATAAAGATGGTGATAATGATGTTTTAGTTGGTAATAGAATTATACCACACAATTACCCATTGCACAGTGCATCTATTCTCTATGAAAATGATAACGGAATATTAAAGAATGTAACTAAAGCTATTGTTCCTGGGCTAGAAGATTTTGGATTAATCAACAGTATTATTACCACGGATTTTAATAATGATGGTTGGCAAGATTTTATTGCCGTAGGTGAATGGACCCCTATTGGTATGTTTGAAAATAAAAATGGAAAATTTGAACGCCTAACCACCAGTGACTCATCTTTACATACCAAAGGCTGGTGGTTCAAAATAAAAGAAACGGATATAAATAATGACGGAAATAAGGATTACATAGTAGGTAATGTTGGTAGAAACATCAAATTTACCGCTAGTGAAGAAAAACCTTTTAAAATTTTCGCCAATGATTTTGATAATGATGGCGTAAATGACGTGGTATTAAGCAAAAAATATCATGAAACATATGTACCTGTAAGAGGAAGAGAATGTTCTTCCCAACAAATGCCATTTATTAAGGATAAATTTTCTACTTATAATGATTTTGCTCAAGCAACCATGGAAGATATTTATGGTGAGAAATTAAAGGAAGCATATTCAAACGAAGCAACAGAATTTAATTCTATACTACTTTTAAATAAAGGGAATAATAAATTTGAAAAAATCAACCTACCCAATGAGTCTCAATTATTTCCAACTTTAGCCATATCATTGTTTGATTTAAATAATGACGGATTTGAAGATTGCGTAGTTTCAGGAAATATATATGAAACTGAAGTTGAAACACCAAGGTTAGACGCTATTTCTGGATTGGCTTTAATTTCTAATGGTAAAGATGGCTACATACCATCTACCATGGAGAAAACGGGTCTTTATCTACGTGGAAATGTTAAAAGTATGGAATCAATAAAATTTAATGACCAGACTTTGTTAGTCACTGGTTTTAATAACGAGAAACTAAGAACTTTCGAATTAACAAAAAATTAA
- a CDS encoding SusD/RagB family nutrient-binding outer membrane lipoprotein — protein sequence MKKIIKYITVVFTAGVLLNSCETTDLDLRTSPNDLAEDQADPNLLLNSIQLAYVANMYTINDIGSELTRIDYMLGRNYFNTYPGNTFDDIWERLYSSTDGNNDVFTSDVDLGIFPNVANLKTIDAGSDTDYTFHIAVGQTLKAHMLLLLVDYLGKATLSEAGNPVDFPAPLLDDGQDVYAGALALLTEAEALFAADPATQGADDFFYGGDTENWIKLINTIRLKAAVTTGDASSFNSIIAGGDYITETADDFQWQYGTRELQPDTRHPDYQDDYTTSGANLYQNNWLMNNMLVKNDPRIRYYFYRQESATPGAAGEPANEELLACSLAIPPAHYAGYIYCSVPNGYWGRSHGNNEGTPPDGFQKTAVGVYPAGGRFDDSSFDVVGLGLGGGGGGIEPIFLASYVDFWQAEMAATPAAKAIFLESAMIKSIEKVQGFGSLDSGADLSVAPSETEVTSYIDGIVADYLAASGDDQTNILSEQYWIALYGGGVEAFNYYRRTGFPTTLAPNWELNPGSFPRSFLYPQTEVITNPNVSQKSDLSTQVFWDTNPAGPAFPSAN from the coding sequence ATGAAAAAAATAATTAAATATATAACCGTTGTTTTTACCGCAGGAGTGCTATTAAACTCTTGTGAAACAACAGATCTAGATCTTAGGACTAGCCCTAACGATCTTGCAGAAGATCAAGCAGACCCAAATTTATTGTTGAATTCAATTCAACTTGCTTACGTAGCAAATATGTACACCATAAATGATATCGGATCTGAACTGACTAGAATCGATTATATGCTAGGTCGTAATTACTTTAACACATACCCAGGTAATACTTTTGATGATATTTGGGAACGTCTTTATAGTAGTACAGATGGTAATAATGATGTATTTACATCTGATGTAGACTTAGGTATTTTTCCTAATGTTGCCAACCTAAAGACTATTGACGCTGGAAGTGATACCGACTATACATTCCACATTGCTGTTGGACAAACTTTAAAAGCTCACATGCTTTTATTGTTGGTTGATTATCTTGGAAAAGCTACTTTAAGTGAAGCTGGTAATCCAGTTGACTTCCCGGCTCCGTTATTAGATGACGGACAAGATGTTTACGCAGGGGCCTTAGCTTTATTGACTGAAGCAGAAGCGTTATTCGCTGCCGATCCAGCTACTCAAGGTGCTGATGATTTTTTCTACGGTGGCGATACAGAAAATTGGATCAAGCTTATAAACACCATAAGATTAAAAGCTGCTGTTACTACAGGTGACGCTAGTTCTTTTAATTCAATTATTGCAGGTGGTGATTATATCACTGAAACAGCTGATGATTTTCAATGGCAATATGGTACAAGGGAATTACAACCAGACACGCGTCACCCTGATTACCAAGATGATTACACTACAAGTGGTGCTAATCTTTACCAGAACAACTGGTTGATGAATAACATGTTGGTTAAAAATGACCCTAGAATTAGGTATTACTTCTATCGTCAAGAAAGTGCAACACCAGGTGCTGCAGGCGAACCTGCGAACGAAGAGTTACTTGCATGCTCATTGGCAATACCGCCTGCTCATTATGCTGGTTACATTTATTGTTCTGTACCAAATGGCTATTGGGGTAGATCTCATGGTAATAATGAAGGAACACCACCAGATGGTTTCCAAAAAACGGCAGTAGGTGTTTATCCGGCAGGTGGACGTTTTGATGATAGTAGTTTTGATGTTGTTGGTCTTGGCCTAGGTGGCGGAGGCGGTGGTATTGAACCAATCTTCCTGGCTTCTTATGTAGATTTCTGGCAAGCTGAAATGGCTGCTACACCAGCAGCAAAAGCAATATTCTTAGAATCTGCTATGATTAAGTCAATCGAGAAGGTTCAAGGCTTTGGTTCTTTAGATTCTGGTGCAGATTTATCTGTAGCTCCATCTGAAACGGAAGTAACTTCTTATATTGATGGTATAGTTGCTGATTACTTAGCGGCTTCAGGAGATGATCAAACAAATATCTTATCTGAACAATACTGGATCGCTCTTTATGGTGGTGGCGTTGAAGCTTTCAACTATTATAGAAGAACAGGCTTCCCTACAACTTTAGCTCCTAACTGGGAATTAAATCCAGGTTCATTTCCAAGATCATTTTTATACCCTCAGACAGAGGTTATTACAAACCCGAATGTTTCGCAGAAATCTGATTTATCAACACAAGTATTTTGGGATACTAATCCAGCTGGACCAGCTTTCCCATCTGCTAACTAA